The sequence below is a genomic window from Deltaproteobacteria bacterium.
ACGTCGGTCTTTTTTCCACATGGGTGTAGACCCATGCCATCAACTTTCTGGCAGCGGCCACCGGATCTCTGGTCTCTCCGATAATCCGATGCGCCTGTGCCGTGATCTCCGGGTCGTCGCTCTGGATATTGAATGCCGGGCTGAGAAAAGGCCTTATGGCTTCTGACACATCTGTCAAAGGCAGCAGGTAATCCCCTTTCAGCGGACTTTTCTCCTGTACAATCTCCAATGTATCGCCTGAAAAACGCTGTCTTCCGCTGTTCAGAATACCAGCATCGAAATGGGCCTTTTCCAGACCGTCCACTTTGAGGCTCAGATAGGTCAGTCTCTCCGCGTGTCTCAGTTTCGGCATCACCTCTATGGAGGCCATTTCATAAAAATCATATGCCTCCTCTCCCTTCAGATCCCGGGGGGCAACGGCAGCGCTCGAGCGAATCAAGGTAAGTCCCATGAACCCCGTTTCTTTCAATACCTCTCCTGCTTCATCCAGCCAGAATATGAGTTTCTGACCCCACATCTCTGTTTCCAGTCGAAAGGCGCGGTATGCAATGCGGTTAATGACAATGGATTCTCGCCCGGCAACCGTCACGACGATCTCCTTCTGGGCCATCGTGGACGGATCAAAAATGAGGAATTCAAAGGAGTCCCCTGTGTTCAACGGCCGTCCCCGGAAAAAGAGCGTCATACCTGAGCCGGTCACTGGGGGGCCTGCCAGCTGAATCGTATGGATCTTCTTTCGCGCCCCCTTGCCGGTCTCTATTATCATCCGGCGTCCTTCCGTCTTTCCAGACATCTCAAACCGGACAATGCCCGAGTCGATTCTGAAGGTAAAATGTTTCAATCTGAATTCACGATCCACAACACACCGGATATTCGTTCGCATGGCGCTCGCCTGGCCCATGAGGTTGAGGTTCAGTACAACTTCTTCCCATATGAGATAGTCTTCTCCGAGGGGACCTATCTGGGTCATGGAATATCCGACCTTTGAATCCTTGAGATAGATCTCCATCCAGTCACGCTTCGTTTCTTGGATCGCAACTTTTTTATCTGATATTTCTAATAGTTGTGCTGAATTTTTAAAGTGAACTTTGTGGATCAGCAGCCCGATCATCACCAACCAGAGGACAACAACAGCCCCTCCGAGGCAATTGAAGATCTGTCTTCTGGGAAGCGCATTCATAACTGGAGGACCTTATCCATTTGAGTGGTCTGGCCAGGGCATGGACCGGGGCAAGATAAAAAGGTCGCCCCGCTCGTGAGAGGAAGGACATCTTTGGAAAGTTGAATATGATGACGCTTTAATATTTCGATGAATTGCGAAGGAAAGAGACGGTATTGCGATTTCAGGGTTAAGGGATTAAATGCCTGATTCGTTCCAAGTGTCTGCGACTTCGCATTCCCGAATCGCAATGACCATAAAAAGCGGCGCTTACAGGGGACGATCACATCTTGTATTTTCCAAAATCTTCCGGATTGAGGCTTTCCAGAATCTCCTGCCATTTCTTCCCTTTTTCCGATTTGTCCTGGGGCTCGGCCTTCAAGTCTATACTGCTGGACTTGCTGATGACCTCTTCCGCCACAAAGATCGGCGCCTTCAGTCTGAGGGAAAGGGCAATGGCATCGCTCGGCCTGGAATCGATGGACATCTCTTTTCCATTGAATTTGAAATGGATGAGGGCATAATAGGTGTTATCCCTGAGATCGCAGACCTCTATCCTGTTAACCTCTATGTTCACCATTTCCATCATATTTTTGAGCAGGTCATGGGTCATGGGCCTGGAAAATTTAACGCCTTCCAGTTCACTGGCAATGGCAGTTGCTTCCAACAATCCGATCCATATGGGCAGTGTGGCATCCCCATCCACCTCTTTTAGGATGACAATAGGACTGTTTGTGACAGGATCCACTGTCAATCCGGATATTATCATAGGTGTATACATAATTACCCCCTCAATCTGTCGGAATGCCTTATCCTATGTGCACACAGCTATTTTTAACCATACAATTTCTTTTGTCAACCGCCATGCATCGCCAATCGCCCCACTCGCCCGAATGCCGCGATAATGTCCTTACCCTTCAGGAGGCCATCCGACTTGCCATTCTGAACAATACCCAAATCGGACGCTCTAAGGAATCCCCGGAATTGTTGCTTGCCAAGGATTGCCCGGCGTTGTAATATCAGCCATTCCCAAAAAAAATTCAAACCAAATAGGCGACTTGAAGCCGGTTTCCCGTTCCCAAACGCTCTGAGAATTCGCCTCAAAGGAAAGTAACATGCTGGATGATAGACCTTTTTATCCCTTCATTCTCGACCATAAGCCTGGCCTCTTTTTAGACAGGCTTCTTTACGGGCTTTTCAAGCGTGTTCAGTTTAATACGAACATGACGGAGCCCTTGAAGCAAATGCACCGGCAGGGGACGGTTGTCTATGCCATCAAATACAGCGGGCAGTTAGACTACCTTCTCTATCATTACCGTTTCCGGAAAAGCCGCCTCCCCTACCCCAAAATCGCTTTCGACCTGGATATGTCCCTGGTTCTCCCCCTTTCGCAGCTCTTCCGGGTATGGAAATTCAAGATCGGCTTCTTCTTCAAGCACGGATCACTGCCCGACCCCTATCGAACCGGCTTTCTTGAATCGGCCATTCAAGAGGGCACCTCATCGCTGATCTGTCTGGTGGACCCCAAGGGATTCGCCAGGCACTTCATACACGCGGAAAAGGACCCGCTGCAGTTCCTCATTGAGACACAGAAAAAATCCGATCGGCCCATCTACCTGGTACCCCAGCTTGTCCTATACAAGAAAACCCCGGAAAAGGACCACCCGAACCTTCTGGACATCTTTTTTGGATTCAAGGACAAGCCCGGGACCATCAGAAAAATCATCCTCTTCTTCAGGCACAACCGCCAGGCCTTTATCGACTTCGGGACCCCTCTCGATTTAAAGAGCTGGATGGATACCCGCACGCAGGAAGACCCGCCGGAGGCGATGGCCACTGAAGTGAGACAACTCCTCCTTGACAGCATTGATCAGCAGAAGCGGGTGATCCTGGGCCCGGTCATCAAGTCGAGACAGCAATTTAAGGAGAAAGTTCTTAAAGACCCAACGGTTATACACGCTATTCAAACTAAATGCTCGGAAAACGCGGCCCGGTTGAAGCATGCAAGAAAAGAGGCAGCCGCCTATTTTGATGAGATCGCCGCGGATTACAATATCGCCTACATCCAGTTCGCCAACATCGTGTTGACGTGGCTCTGGAAGAAGATGTTTCAGGGCATTGACGTGGATTTAACGGAACTGGCGACCGTAAGAGAATGCGGCAGAAAAGGCCCGGTCATCTATGTCCCATCCCACAAAAGCCACATTGACTACCTGGTGCTCAACCATACCCTCTATCTGAACCACATGCATGTCCCCCGGATCGCTGCGGGCAAAAACCTTTCCTTCTGGCCCATGGGGCCTTTTTTCAGAAAATCGGGGGCCTTTTTTATCCGCAGAAGTTTCAAGGGCGCCAGGCTCTACGCCACCGTATTTACCCGATACATCACGGCCCTCCTTGAGGAGAGGCATCCCCTGGAAT
It includes:
- a CDS encoding transglutaminase-like domain-containing protein codes for the protein MEIYLKDSKVGYSMTQIGPLGEDYLIWEEVVLNLNLMGQASAMRTNIRCVVDREFRLKHFTFRIDSGIVRFEMSGKTEGRRMIIETGKGARKKIHTIQLAGPPVTGSGMTLFFRGRPLNTGDSFEFLIFDPSTMAQKEIVVTVAGRESIVINRIAYRAFRLETEMWGQKLIFWLDEAGEVLKETGFMGLTLIRSSAAVAPRDLKGEEAYDFYEMASIEVMPKLRHAERLTYLSLKVDGLEKAHFDAGILNSGRQRFSGDTLEIVQEKSPLKGDYLLPLTDVSEAIRPFLSPAFNIQSDDPEITAQAHRIIGETRDPVAAARKLMAWVYTHVEKRPTLSLPSAAEVLETRTGDCNEHAVLLTALLRAVGVPARECVGLVYANDRFFYHAWTEAYVGRWISLDATLNQMPTDATHIKLLQGGLDRQTEIIPLIGKLTLTVMDYGYDSTD
- a CDS encoding bifunctional nuclease family protein; this translates as MYTPMIISGLTVDPVTNSPIVILKEVDGDATLPIWIGLLEATAIASELEGVKFSRPMTHDLLKNMMEMVNIEVNRIEVCDLRDNTYYALIHFKFNGKEMSIDSRPSDAIALSLRLKAPIFVAEEVISKSSSIDLKAEPQDKSEKGKKWQEILESLNPEDFGKYKM
- a CDS encoding 1-acyl-sn-glycerol-3-phosphate acyltransferase, with the protein product MLDDRPFYPFILDHKPGLFLDRLLYGLFKRVQFNTNMTEPLKQMHRQGTVVYAIKYSGQLDYLLYHYRFRKSRLPYPKIAFDLDMSLVLPLSQLFRVWKFKIGFFFKHGSLPDPYRTGFLESAIQEGTSSLICLVDPKGFARHFIHAEKDPLQFLIETQKKSDRPIYLVPQLVLYKKTPEKDHPNLLDIFFGFKDKPGTIRKIILFFRHNRQAFIDFGTPLDLKSWMDTRTQEDPPEAMATEVRQLLLDSIDQQKRVILGPVIKSRQQFKEKVLKDPTVIHAIQTKCSENAARLKHARKEAAAYFDEIAADYNIAYIQFANIVLTWLWKKMFQGIDVDLTELATVRECGRKGPVIYVPSHKSHIDYLVLNHTLYLNHMHVPRIAAGKNLSFWPMGPFFRKSGAFFIRRSFKGARLYATVFTRYITALLEERHPLEFFIEGGRSRSGKLVLPKIGFLSILIQAFKEGHCDDLVFVPASITYDRIIEEQSYLKEIGGGQKKKESFRQVIRTRHFLKKKYGKIYIRFGRPLLLKDYLDQNGDLGDKTHKRLAFHLIRAINGASLVTPMALLASVILTRHRRGFHLQEIMETVGTLMHFFERYRVPVATSLSSHDKAIQEALAILIKTNVVNALEDTDGSEVFYYVDDEKKRELEYYKNNIVHCFMSHAFVALSLLTGKEEVKSARSILDDYNFFKKLFRYEFIYDEGVTVQDKVNEANDYFMEASYIAPSDSRDGFRVTRLGFDQLPIWAAFTKTFLESYWIATRAVIAKDKSGRNKSELLKNMNYLGQRFHKQGIINHLEAISSLSFENALRMINEDILAKSTESEDDLSPAAERLSQFSQRLHELSHYTE